GAGATAAATCAGACATGTTTTTTGTTCCAAGCACGTTTACTTCAATTGCTTTGTTAGGGTATGCCTCCATTAGTGGTACATGTTTGTATGCGGCAGCATGAAACACTACATTTGGGTTTTCATTTTCGAAAACTTTTTTCATTTGTTTACGGTCAAGTACGCTTCCAACCAATGATACGCATTCAATTTTTGTTTGGTTTCCAAGTCGTGTCAATTCTGTTTCAAGATCATATAGTCCTGATTCTGCTTGGTCCAATAAAATAACCTTTTTAGGTTCAAATCTAATTACTTGTTTTACAATTTCACTTCCTATACTGCCGGCTGCTCCAGTGACTAATATTGTTTTATTTTTAAGGAAAGAGCTAACAAGTCGATTATTTAATGTTATTGGGTCACGCTCTAAAAGGTCTTCTATTTTAATAGTTTTAATTTGACTAGAACTAAGTTCCCCATTCATCCACTGACGTACTGGAGGTATAAGTTTTATCGTTACTCCCGTTTCAAGTAATTCGTCAATGATTTCATTCTTTCTAACTGAACTTATTCCTTGAATTGCAAAAACTACTTCAACAGATTTAAGCTTCTTTGATTCTTTATTGAGGTAATTTTTTATTGCTTCTGATCTACTAATTACTTTTGTTCCTTCTATTGTTTTTCCTATTAATTGGGAATTGTCATCTATGTATGCTAGGATCTCATATTTTAATCTTTTGTCTTGTTGTAAAGTGTTTTTACTTATTCTACCTAAATGTCCAGCACCATATATTAGAACTTTTTTTTGCACCTTAAATGAGTTCAATAGACGAGTGTAGGTATTCTTTACCATTATACGACTAAAGATTAAACCAACAGAAACGATAAAAAATCCAATGAGTATTATGGGTATTGGAACATGGAAGTAGGGCGAATATCTACCGAAATCAATAAAGTTAAGTATGATAAGTTCAAGGCTAGATATTGAAGTTGCTTTAAAGATGTTTACGGCATCTTCTATACTTGTGTGGCGAATTATACCCGTGTAAGTTTTAAAATAGAAAAAAGCAGAAATTCTTAAAACAACAACAATAATTAAGTGATATTTGAAAAGATTCGGATCAATGTAATTTAAATCGAAGTTGAATTTAATAAACGATGCTAATACAAATGAGCCACAAACAATAATGATATCCATTAAAAGGATAAGCCATTTAGAGACAAACTTTTCTGAAACTGATTGTAGGTATTTGTTCATGGGGTCAATATTTTACCTAAAGTACTGATAATTTGATTTAAACGGATTTAAAATTATTAAATTTTATTATTCGGCAGTATCGTTTTAGAGTGGTGTTTTAGAATATACTGACTGATTTTTTCTTGCGGAAATAGTGTACAAATCCCAAAATTACGAAAATTGGTAAATACATTAATATTTGGTCTGCGTTAAAAGATATTACTGATAGGTTTACAATCAATTGTAGTAACACAAAAAGTATGCTCACTTGTAGATGGGACCACTTATACTTATGTACCAAAATCTGGAAAAAGTGAACTTTATGGGCTTTGAAAATATTTTCACGTTTCGACAACCGATATATTAAAGTGTAAATTGTGTCAATACCGTAAATGGACAATAAGAAAATATACTTCCATTGATTTGTTGTAAGAATGAGTACGCCGATACAATAAATGATAATAAAAGCAATACTTACACTTCCAACATCACCGCAAAAACCAATAGCTTTTTTTCTAAAGTTGAAAAAAAGAAAAATTATTAAACTAATTCCAGTAAATATTAAAAGGTCCAAATCGATAAACGGACTACTGAAATGGTGAATATAGGCTAGTGTTAGAATTGTTAGTAAGCTGTAAGCTCCGGTAATTCCGTTAATCCCATCCATAAAGTTGTAGGCATTAATGATACCTACTGAGATGATCATGAGTATTGGAATGTATAAAAATAGTATCGAATGACCTTGTTGAGTAAACTCTAGAAAGATAAGCCCAACACTAATGAATTGTGCAACTATCCGATATCTATTCTGAAGAGGCCGAATGTCATCAATAAAGCTAATTGTGCTTATTAATATGAAGCCTAGAGTGAAATATGGTAAGCTAAAACTATTATATATAGAGTATGATAGTGTTGCAATTACAAAGATTATACCCATTCCTCTGATGGTAACCTTTTTATGAGAGCTTCTTTCGTTAGGTTTATCTACAATTCCATATTTGGTTGCAATTCTTAAATAAAAGAATTCTGTGAGAAGTAAAAATATGGCCAATCCAATATATACCATTTATAATTTTGATGATTGAGAGTAATAATTTAGAACAGAACTTGGTTTCCAATTTGTTGCTAAAAGTGCTTTCTTATTTGAAAACGTTAAGCTTGTTGTAATTTTGTTCAACTTAGGACTTGTAATTGGAAAGTTTTTTAATGTCAAGCTGCTAATCATATCACCTATTAGGGCTAATAACTTTGCAACATAAAGTGGTATGGAAAAGGGCTCTTTGTTTTTTGTTTTCTTAATTGAAATAGCTAATTCCCTTACAGACGGGTCATAGCCATCTGTTAAATTATATATTCCACCTTTCGACCTTATTTTATCAATAAAAATAGGGATATCTGTTAAAAGTATCATACTCCTTTTGGCTCGCCCTTTATCTATAAGAGGGAATCTACCCTTCTTAATCGCTGATATCATATCACCAAGGTTGCCTGGAGGATTATCACCTGCAATTAGTGGTAGTCTTAAAACCGTGAGGGTTACGTTATTTTTAGTGCACCAAGAGCTTATTAGTTCTTCTGATACAATTTTACTTTTACCATAAGGGTCGCTAGCGTTTAATGAAAAATTCTCATCGATATCTATTCCCTTTTCACGACCATAAACGGCAACAGAACTTATGAAAATGAACTGATTAGGTTTTATGCTTAATTCACTTAACGCGGAAATCAAATTTTGAGTGATGAGCACATTTTCAGTATAAATTGACTCTTTGTCAACTGTTGATTGACCGAAAAAATGTGCTTTTCCCGCGGCATGAATCACGATTTTAAAATGATCATCAATAAGTTTTGGATATTGTTGTGACAGGTCACATTGCAAATATAATTCGGAGTCAGTAGGAGGTTGGTTTCTTAATATAGATAGCACTTCAAACTTTGAATTGAAATATTTAAATATCTCTTTACCCAAAAAACCACTCCTACCTGTGAGTAATATTCTCATAACACAAAAATAGAGCCTTTATATTGATAAAGGCTCTATTCTAAATTATTTAAAATCAAATGATTTACTTCTTTAATGAGTTTTTCAAAGCTTGGTTTTCACTTTTCAATGCTTTTACTTCTTTATTTAACTCGATCATATAAAGAGTAAGCTCTTCAATTTTTTCCATAAACATTTTTGAAGTCTGAGCCACATCTAAACCACTATTTACCATTTCGTCAGCCGATGGCACGTTAGGTAGATGCTTGTTCTCTTTTGTAAACGACTCTACTTCTTCAAGTGACATTAGCTTATAAGTAGGTTCAAAAACGTAATCAGCCCAGTCTGTACCCGCCGTTGCTAAAGCAACTTTCACTTTTTCCGTTAAAATCCCACCTTTTACCAATAAGTTATAACCGCCGCCCATAGAACTGTGTCCTTGTGTTCTCAAAGCTGGGCTTACATCACCAATTGTTACGTATTTGGCTGAGAAATCGCCATAGATGAGAGGAGTAACAGTGGCTGAGTTAGCGATATATAACTTATTGGACTCATTAGTCAAAGCACTCGCCTTTCCTGCGTCTCTTCCGATGTAAACATTCCCTGTACCATTTTTGAGATATCCGCTGTAATAGCCTATTCCTACGTTATCGTTACCTAGAGAGTGATATAAGGAATATCCACCTAGACCAATATTTCTACTACCTGTTTCATTTGAGAGCATTGAAAATATACCAATTGCAACGTTAAAATTACCCATCGTATTATTTTTTAAGGAAGATCCTCCAATTGCTGTATTGTACCATCCATTTGTGTTTTTCCACATTGAACTAGCTCCAATTGCTGTATTTTGATTTCCGTTATTATCTCTAAGAGCTAAAGGTCCAATAGCTAGGTTATTGACCCCAGTTGTATTACTTCTTAACGTCGCATAACCTAAGCCTACGTTAACGCCGCCCGTAGCAGCGGGGTTATTGATTGAAGATAAACCTGCTTCGTAACCCATGAAAAAGTTGTTTGCAGTGGTAGATGCATTCATAAATCCTGCGTAAGTGTTTTTAACTTTAAAAATTAACGGTTTATCATCAATTGTGCCAATAAAGTTATTAGCAGGATCGGTTCCCGAGTCACCCGTTTTACTCCAGTTATCGGCATTAGCTGCCATCACTGACTTTGCTTCAGTATTTGATAAAGGTTTCCATGTATTATCAGAAAAGAAGTAGAAGCCAATTATGTTATTTGTTTGATAAATCATTAATCCATCCGCTGGATTTTTAATTTCATTCCTTTGATCTAACGTCATTCTTGGAATCAATAGCCCCTTACTATTTGATTGAATGTCTAAAATTGCGGATTTGTCAGGATTGGAAGTTCCAACACCAACGTTACCATCTTGACCATAAACGCCAATTTGTGTAAATACGAACAAGACCACGAGTAATACGGAGTATAAATTTTTCATACTGTTTATTTATTTAAATGTTAATTCGATTATTTATTTAAAAGTAGTAACATTTTATTGTTGGCGAAAATGAAAGTGTGCTTTTTTATTAAATGGTTAAATGGGGCTTAGTGAATAAATTAGTTCGGTTTTTCTTCTGAAAGCTTCTCATTCTTTTTAAAATGTAAAATTGAAAAGGTTCTAAAATTTTAGATTCCAATTCAAATGATTGGGGGAATGATGAATTAATATAACTATTTCATCATTTCCTTTTTAACAAATAGCATTTCAATAGAAAAGTATTTGGCATTTTTACGAGGTAAAAGAAACTCTAAATAACCTGCTAGTGCCAACCGTGATCTCAAAAGTGACAAATCGTTAAAATACTCTTGAGTTGATGATAAACCTTTCGGGGGTCTTTCAAATTCTGCGATAATTTGATCTGGTAAAATTTTACTCTCTACCATTTGCTGTAGAACAGGTAAAGCAGCTCCTTCAATGTCAGCTTTGAAAATAGAAATATGTTTGTGTTGATTCTGATTTAAAATTGTTTCCATTTTATAGCATTGTGCTTTGAAAAAATTTAATTTGGAATTCTCCTTTGTCATCATTGTTGCAGAACCTTTGTTTTTGGGAATAAAAAATTTAACTTCTTCGTCTTTAGTCCAGATTCCTACTGGTTTGAATTTAAAGGACTTAATTCCTTTAAATTTATTCATAAATGAGATTGATTCCGGAGTTGGGTCATACATGAATACATCACATCCGAACATCTTATTAATACCTATATCAAATGTTATATCTGTTAGAATACCAAAGGAATAAACAATACTTTTTTCATTTATATCGAAACGTTTATCAATGGAGTAATTTCCAACAATAATCCCATTTGCTCCAATATTTTTAATTGAGGCTTGATAATTCTTGGTCATAATTCTTTCCCTGTCCAAGAAATAAATACAATTCATAGTGATAATACGTAAAAGTAACTTATCCATTAACTCCATTAAAAAATAACATAGTGAAGAGCTATTTCTGCGGTGAAAGATTAATTTCTGAAAAATCTTTTTCATTACACTTGCTTATTTTGGACCAACTTTTTTTTGAAGTTCTAATTCAATACCAGACTAATTTTTATGGATTGAAATATCTATCAAACAATCTAAACATACTAATCGAAGAGCATTCAACAGTATTATTGTTAATTGGATTTATCCTAAACTTTAAAATTTGATAGTATAGTACTATTGGAGTTATTTGATGTTATTTTATGGAGTTGTATAAAATTGTATATGGTGATTAATTCGTCTGGTACTATTAACTTAGGTTTCAACGATGGAAATGGAGTTAGGATACCTTACTTGTGTATTTCTTCCTTAAACCTTCAAAAGCATAGTAAATGAAGGAAGATAAAGATTGCATTAATGTTAACTTTTCGAACTTTCTCAATACATTCCAAGTATCTCTTGCAGAAACAAACTTGTTAGTGGTTTTGGCATTTTCGTGTACTCTATAGTAAGTTAGAGGGCTATTCAGACCCATTGCAAAAATATTTTCGATTCTCAATATTTTTAACCACAATGCATAGTCCTCGACGATTTTTATTCCTGCATCAAAAGTAATATCTTTTATTTTGTGAGCATCCAGCATTACACTTGAACAGCAAATTTTATTTCCTTTAAGTAAATCTTTATAACTTATCTTTTCCGGGACGTCCAGAATGTTGATTGTGTCTCCATCTGTATCTGTTCTTGCGACTCCGGTAAAGGAAAAGGCACCATTGTTTTTCTCTAAAAATTCAACTTGAAATTTGATTTTGTTAACATCCCAAAAGTCATCAGAATCCAAAAAAGAAATATATTTACCTTTACTTAATTGAATTCCTTTGTTTCTGGCTCCCGCGGTGAATAATTTTTCTTTAGACGGAAATAAGAGAAACCTTTTATCATTATTAATAATTTTTTTTACTATTTCAATCGTCTGATCTTCCGATACATCGTCTACAATGATTACTTCAATATTAGTATATGTTTGAGCTATGACAGACTCTAAAGTTCTCAAAATGTAGGGTTGAGAATTGAAAGTAGGGATAATTACCGATACGAGGTGGAATTGAGTGTTCATTTTTTTTCTATTCTAAAAAGAGGAAGTTTCTGGATACTTTTTGGTAGCTTTCTATTGTAGTTATAGCAAGTTAGAGCGTATCGAACGCCCTCCTCTAAGGGTTTACCCCTATGTAAGCCTCTTGTATCTACTAAAATAAGAGTCCCTGCCTTGCCGCAAAACGTTTGTGGCTCATCAATAACTCGGTTTTCAATGAGGGTGTCTATGTCTTCGTTTGTAAATCTATCTTCGTTGATACCTTTTTTTAAAAATTTGGATACTTGACGTATACTTTTAAAATTTCCAGAACTTTTTACGTATTGAAACGGGCCGTTGCTTTCATTTACATCGGAAATGTACAATATTGTTTTGAATTGGTGACTGAAGGGGGAGTCCCTGTGCCAACCAGTTCCAGAACCTTTGCCACTTGCGGAATATAATATCTTACCTAGTAAAATGAATGATTTCCTTTTAGGGAAGGTGTGGAAATAGTTAAAAAAAGATTTATTTATTTTTTCGACTGACTCAATACGAAATTTCCTATTGAGTACATCAACACCATATATACGATAATCACTACCCATTGACTCTATTGATAAGTATTGGGGGTAGTTGTCCATTTCTTTATGAGCCATTTTTACTAACTGTGAACAGTACTCAGCACTTATAAAATTATTAATAACAAAAAAGCCGTTTTTTCTAATGGCAGAAATTACTTCTTTGTCATTAGAGGGTATGAAGGGAAAGTGAAGCTTAACAATTAATTCACTGATAATCAGTTTTAGGATATTTTTTAACATCTTTCTTAAGTTTTATTATTTAGAATATTTAGAAAAAACTGTGATGAGCAGTATTAAATAAATGGTAGTAGGATCAAATATAATTAAGAAATCTATAGGAGATTCGAAAAGCGGTAAAACGTAC
This portion of the Spirosomataceae bacterium TFI 002 genome encodes:
- a CDS encoding NDP-sugar epimerase, includes UDP-GlcNAc-inverting 4,6-dehydratase FlaA1 and capsular polysaccharide biosynthesis protein EpsC, whose translation is MNKYLQSVSEKFVSKWLILLMDIIIVCGSFVLASFIKFNFDLNYIDPNLFKYHLIIVVVLRISAFFYFKTYTGIIRHTSIEDAVNIFKATSISSLELIILNFIDFGRYSPYFHVPIPIILIGFFIVSVGLIFSRIMVKNTYTRLLNSFKVQKKVLIYGAGHLGRISKNTLQQDKRLKYEILAYIDDNSQLIGKTIEGTKVISRSEAIKNYLNKESKKLKSVEVVFAIQGISSVRKNEIIDELLETGVTIKLIPPVRQWMNGELSSSQIKTIKIEDLLERDPITLNNRLVSSFLKNKTILVTGAAGSIGSEIVKQVIRFEPKKVILLDQAESGLYDLETELTRLGNQTKIECVSLVGSVLDRKQMKKVFENENPNVVFHAAAYKHVPLMEAYPNKAIEVNVLGTKNMSDLSLQYKVDRFVLISTDKAVNPTNVMGATKRLAEMYVQSLNVNQNKTRFITTRFGNVLGSNGSVIPLFKRQIEEGGPITVTDKRIIRYFMTIPEACQLVLEAGTMGKGGEIFVFEMGEPVRIYDLAKRMIKLSGLQIGQDIEIKITGLRPGEKLYEELLNDAEATLPTHHPKIMIAKVKSGNSEEISNSISLLGTHLHSEKKILVAHLKSIVPEYISQNSEFESLDLTDINVEPDQH
- a CDS encoding UDP-N-acetylmuramyl pentapeptide phosphotransferase/UDP-N-acetylglucosamine-1-phosphate transferase, which translates into the protein MVYIGLAIFLLLTEFFYLRIATKYGIVDKPNERSSHKKVTIRGMGIIFVIATLSYSIYNSFSLPYFTLGFILISTISFIDDIRPLQNRYRIVAQFISVGLIFLEFTQQGHSILFLYIPILMIISVGIINAYNFMDGINGITGAYSLLTILTLAYIHHFSSPFIDLDLLIFTGISLIIFLFFNFRKKAIGFCGDVGSVSIAFIIIYCIGVLILTTNQWKYIFLLSIYGIDTIYTLIYRLSKRENIFKAHKVHFFQILVHKYKWSHLQVSILFVLLQLIVNLSVISFNADQILMYLPIFVILGFVHYFRKKKSVSIF
- a CDS encoding Nucleoside-diphosphate-sugar epimerase, with amino-acid sequence MRILLTGRSGFLGKEIFKYFNSKFEVLSILRNQPPTDSELYLQCDLSQQYPKLIDDHFKIVIHAAGKAHFFGQSTVDKESIYTENVLITQNLISALSELSIKPNQFIFISSVAVYGREKGIDIDENFSLNASDPYGKSKIVSEELISSWCTKNNVTLTVLRLPLIAGDNPPGNLGDMISAIKKGRFPLIDKGRAKRSMILLTDIPIFIDKIRSKGGIYNLTDGYDPSVRELAISIKKTKNKEPFSIPLYVAKLLALIGDMISSLTLKNFPITSPKLNKITTSLTFSNKKALLATNWKPSSVLNYYSQSSKL
- a CDS encoding methyltransferase, FkbM family, translated to MKKIFQKLIFHRRNSSSLCYFLMELMDKLLLRIITMNCIYFLDRERIMTKNYQASIKNIGANGIIVGNYSIDKRFDINEKSIVYSFGILTDITFDIGINKMFGCDVFMYDPTPESISFMNKFKGIKSFKFKPVGIWTKDEEVKFFIPKNKGSATMMTKENSKLNFFKAQCYKMETILNQNQHKHISIFKADIEGAALPVLQQMVESKILPDQIIAEFERPPKGLSSTQEYFNDLSLLRSRLALAGYLEFLLPRKNAKYFSIEMLFVKKEMMK
- a CDS encoding teichuronic acid biosynthesis glycosyltransferase TuaG, whose protein sequence is MNTQFHLVSVIIPTFNSQPYILRTLESVIAQTYTNIEVIIVDDVSEDQTIEIVKKIINNDKRFLLFPSKEKLFTAGARNKGIQLSKGKYISFLDSDDFWDVNKIKFQVEFLEKNNGAFSFTGVARTDTDGDTINILDVPEKISYKDLLKGNKICCSSVMLDAHKIKDITFDAGIKIVEDYALWLKILRIENIFAMGLNSPLTYYRVHENAKTTNKFVSARDTWNVLRKFEKLTLMQSLSSFIYYAFEGLRKKYTSKVS
- a CDS encoding Phytanoyl-CoA dioxygenase (PhyH); this translates as MLKNILKLIISELIVKLHFPFIPSNDKEVISAIRKNGFFVINNFISAEYCSQLVKMAHKEMDNYPQYLSIESMGSDYRIYGVDVLNRKFRIESVEKINKSFFNYFHTFPKRKSFILLGKILYSASGKGSGTGWHRDSPFSHQFKTILYISDVNESNGPFQYVKSSGNFKSIRQVSKFLKKGINEDRFTNEDIDTLIENRVIDEPQTFCGKAGTLILVDTRGLHRGKPLEEGVRYALTCYNYNRKLPKSIQKLPLFRIEKK